The Cohnella abietis genome has a segment encoding these proteins:
- a CDS encoding ATP-binding cassette domain-containing protein, whose protein sequence is MGAGKRITQRDNNDKQALPLLVNGIAWRLGEGDEHQDPAVPLELAPGKITLLMGPNGAGKTTLLEKLAGLRSPEGLQISYGLEPLWRVNRFGKLRLNENALRQYSYACQSPEEGLFARSIREELVYSLKPYSILENEREELIDSALAAVGWDSSWLSRDPYLMSGGERRRSALASVFVTPASWFLLDEPTSGLDGAGHETVARQLLKMKTSGSGILLVSHDSDWALPLADCALLLSADGSVRMCTPEQLLMHPEWLAETGMQIPEWLELAHLLWRSGVASDKVWNPVEAAAEQKVLGHPAEAVAEQIKVRDSENTSSLQSDIYLPYSRSVELEKRKRSVSKVKAHRLIGFDPRSVWLAYVILSTGLFFLKDWISILVGAIVVIGLLIVGRISLLRWRGLIINYAVFSIVTSTIFAWGASGNSGSIIEWGAFTGTLFTFTRTMLILLLGLAIPLVMTPLSLRRSLEQMISFKGTTLGWAQSFILTVTLIMRFVPVLLGLWGRFVRIFLARGKSIARNPLAIGKRIRDVSLPFLLALFRLGDEVALALESRGVGYGVIPTRAIRLKWRKQDYGLVAMSLALAIGLWLFTKRNL, encoded by the coding sequence GTGGGAGCAGGGAAGCGGATAACACAACGAGATAATAATGATAAGCAAGCTTTGCCGCTTCTCGTGAACGGGATCGCCTGGCGTTTGGGAGAAGGGGATGAGCATCAAGACCCGGCTGTGCCATTAGAGCTAGCTCCAGGTAAGATTACATTGCTCATGGGACCTAATGGAGCGGGAAAAACGACATTGTTAGAAAAACTTGCTGGACTTAGGTCTCCTGAGGGCTTGCAGATTAGCTATGGCTTGGAGCCGTTATGGCGGGTAAATCGATTCGGAAAACTACGATTAAATGAAAACGCGCTTCGTCAATATAGCTATGCTTGTCAGTCGCCGGAGGAAGGTTTATTCGCGCGTAGCATCAGGGAGGAATTGGTCTATTCTCTTAAGCCATATTCCATCTTGGAGAATGAACGTGAGGAGCTAATAGATTCCGCGTTGGCAGCGGTTGGTTGGGATTCATCGTGGTTGAGCCGAGATCCTTATCTCATGAGTGGAGGGGAAAGGCGTAGATCGGCGCTAGCTTCAGTATTCGTGACGCCTGCCTCTTGGTTTCTATTGGATGAGCCAACGTCAGGACTAGACGGCGCAGGACATGAGACGGTTGCAAGACAGCTACTAAAAATGAAAACGAGCGGGTCCGGTATTCTACTTGTGTCGCATGACTCTGACTGGGCTTTGCCTTTGGCTGATTGTGCCTTGTTGCTTAGTGCGGATGGGTCAGTAAGAATGTGCACCCCGGAGCAGCTGCTGATGCATCCTGAATGGCTGGCAGAGACAGGAATGCAAATTCCGGAATGGCTAGAGCTGGCTCATTTATTATGGCGAAGTGGAGTAGCTTCAGACAAAGTGTGGAATCCTGTGGAGGCTGCTGCCGAGCAGAAAGTTTTGGGGCATCCTGCAGAAGCGGTAGCCGAGCAGATTAAGGTAAGGGATTCAGAAAACACATCCTCATTGCAATCGGATATTTATCTTCCGTATTCCCGTTCAGTGGAGTTGGAAAAAAGAAAACGAAGTGTTAGCAAGGTTAAGGCGCATCGATTGATTGGATTTGATCCTAGATCTGTGTGGCTTGCTTATGTTATTTTATCGACTGGATTATTCTTTCTTAAGGATTGGATTTCTATTCTAGTAGGTGCGATTGTTGTAATCGGACTTTTGATAGTGGGGAGAATATCGCTGTTACGTTGGCGTGGCCTAATTATTAATTACGCGGTATTCTCAATTGTAACATCGACTATTTTTGCTTGGGGAGCGAGCGGTAATAGTGGAAGCATTATCGAATGGGGAGCGTTCACGGGCACCTTGTTTACTTTTACACGGACTATGCTCATTCTACTGTTGGGCTTAGCCATTCCGCTGGTAATGACGCCTTTATCTCTGAGAAGATCCTTGGAACAAATGATTTCGTTTAAGGGAACAACATTAGGCTGGGCGCAGAGCTTTATATTGACGGTTACACTAATAATGCGTTTCGTTCCGGTTTTACTTGGCTTGTGGGGGCGTTTTGTCCGGATATTCCTTGCGCGGGGCAAATCAATAGCACGAAACCCATTGGCTATAGGCAAAAGGATTCGCGATGTATCTCTTCCTTTTCTATTGGCTTTGTTTCGACTTGGAGATGAAGTGGCGCTTGCGCTGGAAAGCCGGGGAGTCGGCTATGGTGTGATACCGACTCGCGCTATCCGATTAAAGTGGAGGAAGCAGGACTATGGACTTGTAGCTATGTCCCTGGCTCTAGCAATTGGTTTGTGGCTGTTTACTAAGCGTAATTTATAA
- a CDS encoding energy-coupling factor ABC transporter ATP-binding protein, with product MKRQAADDLVLSDVSIYSHNELGESSIRLEEVNITIVAGEWINVVGVNGSGKSTLARIVAGLHPEGITGEIRRGFAGDRGGPIVLQQPRAQLFGETPREEVLFALEWRGIASELIMQQAEEALRRAGLIEFADEPWERLSGGQQQMAAIAASTACETQLLVLDEVTSMLDEFNRNAVLRMAQDLHSKGTAIVWVTQRLDELAPDSRVVALGEGRIIFDGDVQEFLYGEEDELSPLSPCLRVGLRLPYLAAMALELRRLGKLSNPLPVTAEQWRKVLGNGGSREADNTTR from the coding sequence ATGAAGCGACAAGCAGCGGATGATCTGGTCCTGAGCGATGTATCTATATATAGTCACAACGAGCTCGGCGAGTCTTCCATTCGCCTTGAAGAGGTCAATATAACGATAGTAGCGGGCGAATGGATAAATGTTGTTGGCGTTAATGGCAGCGGGAAATCCACGCTGGCCAGAATCGTTGCGGGGCTTCATCCAGAGGGTATCACTGGAGAGATCCGACGTGGATTTGCCGGAGATAGAGGTGGACCCATTGTACTTCAGCAGCCGAGAGCTCAATTGTTCGGAGAAACACCCCGGGAGGAAGTATTGTTTGCCCTGGAATGGCGTGGCATTGCGTCTGAATTAATTATGCAGCAGGCAGAGGAAGCATTAAGGAGAGCTGGTCTGATTGAATTTGCAGATGAGCCTTGGGAAAGATTATCTGGAGGACAGCAGCAGATGGCGGCAATTGCAGCCTCGACAGCTTGCGAAACACAGCTACTCGTTCTAGATGAAGTTACTTCTATGCTAGACGAATTCAATCGGAATGCTGTTCTGCGTATGGCACAGGATTTACATAGCAAGGGAACGGCGATTGTATGGGTTACACAGCGATTAGATGAATTGGCACCTGATTCGCGCGTCGTGGCGCTCGGGGAGGGTCGAATTATTTTCGACGGGGATGTTCAGGAATTTCTGTATGGGGAAGAGGACGAGCTATCTCCACTATCCCCTTGCCTCAGGGTGGGGTTAAGACTTCCTTATCTAGCGGCGATGGCGCTGGAGTTAAGGCGGCTAGGAAAGCTCAGTAATCCGTTGCCGGTGACGGCGGAGCAGTGGCGAAAGGTGTTGGGGAACGGTGGGAGCAGGGAAGCGGATAACACAACGAGATAA
- a CDS encoding MFS transporter encodes MQHTSELLQTQESVHPFSRRHLIFAAATILYWSTLYIYVPILSPYLQDRGLSMGWIGFILGSYGLTQVITRLPLGMYSDVMSRRKPFLIAGMIAGLISCIFFMFPGTWGGPLAGRLMAGLCAATWVPFTVLYASYYPTNQTHQAMGTLSFLTIFGQLAGMSASGWLSSLGGWNYAFLCGIGIAAVGTIVASFIYEPKSVTLSQASKPSAENLVTNTQAPPVSRQKTVLKRVLRSSMLWKVSILSLFAHGILFITMFGFTPLQATELGAKGAQLTGIVIAFMVPHALVSLWTGRYLAPRFGTRKIMIIGFIAATIFTAAIPFSPNLYWLAVTQIFNGAAQALYFPLLLSLAIRNFAPTERATAMGLYQAVYSMGMFLGPYIAGALNSFGGLKIGFLFGSVLGLIAAFLSTNKELDS; translated from the coding sequence ATGCAGCATACATCTGAGTTACTTCAAACACAGGAAAGCGTGCATCCGTTCAGCCGTAGGCACCTCATTTTCGCAGCTGCCACGATACTGTACTGGTCTACACTTTATATCTATGTACCAATATTAAGCCCTTATTTACAAGACCGAGGCCTATCCATGGGCTGGATCGGTTTCATTCTTGGCAGCTATGGTCTAACTCAAGTTATCACTCGTTTGCCACTTGGAATGTATTCCGACGTCATGTCCCGGCGTAAGCCTTTTCTCATTGCAGGCATGATAGCCGGACTTATTAGCTGTATTTTCTTTATGTTTCCTGGAACTTGGGGAGGACCGCTCGCGGGACGTCTCATGGCAGGCTTATGTGCGGCTACTTGGGTGCCATTCACGGTGCTGTATGCCTCGTACTATCCGACCAACCAAACCCACCAAGCGATGGGTACCTTAAGCTTCCTGACCATATTCGGTCAACTGGCTGGCATGAGCGCAAGCGGCTGGCTTTCCTCTCTTGGAGGGTGGAATTATGCTTTCCTATGTGGGATTGGAATTGCCGCTGTCGGAACAATTGTAGCTTCGTTTATTTATGAGCCGAAATCCGTGACGCTCTCTCAAGCAAGCAAACCAAGTGCGGAGAATCTAGTAACGAACACCCAAGCCCCACCCGTTTCCCGACAAAAAACAGTGCTCAAACGTGTTCTTCGCTCATCCATGCTATGGAAAGTATCGATCCTTTCCTTATTCGCGCATGGAATTTTGTTCATAACGATGTTTGGCTTTACCCCGCTTCAAGCAACAGAGCTAGGAGCTAAGGGAGCTCAGCTAACCGGAATCGTCATTGCTTTCATGGTTCCTCACGCCTTAGTTTCGCTATGGACTGGACGTTATCTAGCTCCTCGTTTCGGAACTCGCAAAATCATGATCATTGGATTTATAGCTGCTACTATTTTTACAGCTGCTATCCCTTTCAGCCCGAATCTATACTGGCTTGCCGTTACTCAAATTTTTAATGGTGCCGCCCAAGCGCTTTATTTCCCACTTTTACTAAGCCTGGCTATTAGAAACTTTGCTCCAACCGAGAGAGCTACAGCAATGGGATTGTACCAAGCCGTCTATTCCATGGGGATGTTCCTTGGTCCTTATATAGCTGGGGCTTTGAACTCGTTCGGCGGATTAAAGATTGGCTTCCTGTTCGGTTCAGTCTTAGGTTTAATCGCAGCCTTCCTTTCTACAAACAAAGAGCTCGATTCCTAA
- a CDS encoding DUF6933 domain-containing protein, whose product MITISCTKKLFEVSSFIEEQNDESIDELFKWHANIFRLERKNNLIVINNKTRYGFILFGVKKEHFKRFNEIFINSLVENLRAEGVEDSIISKYVSRIDHIKFAKTNDRSVIGSMVDVVKMTEIIVGKFLPIKEMNIVELNKNNNKCPVVKLNIFPNDYMKETLNNYFGPADLKG is encoded by the coding sequence ATGATAACCATCTCATGCACAAAGAAGCTTTTTGAAGTTAGCTCTTTTATTGAAGAACAAAATGATGAGTCAATTGATGAATTGTTTAAGTGGCATGCAAATATATTCCGTCTGGAGAGAAAGAATAATTTGATTGTTATTAATAATAAAACCAGATATGGCTTTATTTTATTTGGCGTAAAGAAAGAACATTTTAAGAGATTTAATGAGATATTTATTAATTCACTTGTGGAGAACTTAAGAGCGGAGGGAGTAGAGGATTCTATAATTAGTAAGTACGTGAGCAGGATAGATCATATAAAGTTTGCCAAGACGAATGATAGAAGTGTCATAGGTTCAATGGTTGATGTGGTCAAAATGACTGAAATTATAGTGGGAAAATTTTTACCAATCAAAGAGATGAATATCGTCGAACTTAATAAAAATAATAACAAATGTCCAGTTGTAAAGCTGAATATATTTCCAAATGATTACATGAAAGAGACTCTGAATAACTATTTTGGTCCAGCTGATTTGAAAGGATGA
- a CDS encoding helix-turn-helix domain-containing protein, producing the protein MRKEKGLTQEALAEKASIHYSYISGIKHADRNISLETLEKIIDALNVVPLEVFQFHALDVNEQRTDRTVALDALNSLLVERNTNEILTVLRVAKEILVAVDTAKHK; encoded by the coding sequence TTGAGGAAAGAAAAGGGACTTACGCAGGAAGCGCTTGCTGAAAAGGCGAGCATCCATTACAGCTATATCTCCGGTATTAAACACGCTGACCGGAATATCTCACTCGAAACGTTAGAGAAAATCATCGACGCGCTCAACGTGGTGCCGCTGGAGGTTTTCCAGTTTCATGCATTAGATGTTAATGAGCAAAGGACGGATAGAACGGTAGCTCTCGACGCGCTTAACTCGCTTCTCGTGGAGCGAAACACCAACGAGATACTTACGGTTCTCCGGGTAGCGAAAGAGATTTTAGTAGCAGTAGATACTGCCAAACACAAGTGA
- a CDS encoding N-acetylmuramoyl-L-alanine amidase family protein → MNGNNNTPFQKRKTAYMLGIVVLAGVVLSAYGLSSSRTSANIIVPTKKTVALVNKVEGKALNQPVSERHKVVIDAGHGGKDPGAEGVSGSLERDYTLAISQKVFDLLQQDPEFEPYMTRRDDTFVELVDRARIANDLNADTFISIHGNTYTDPKISGTETYYYDEGSIPLAAEVHKQLVKATGFNDRGVKKEGWQVLKQNNNPSILLEVGFLTNPSEEASMLSEQQKDKVAAAIVKGIQSYFSMKID, encoded by the coding sequence ATGAACGGGAATAACAATACACCTTTTCAAAAACGTAAAACAGCTTACATGCTAGGAATCGTTGTATTAGCGGGAGTGGTTCTATCCGCATATGGACTTTCTTCTTCTCGTACTTCTGCCAATATTATTGTGCCTACGAAAAAAACAGTAGCTCTAGTGAACAAGGTCGAGGGTAAGGCATTAAATCAGCCTGTATCAGAGCGTCACAAAGTGGTCATTGATGCAGGACATGGAGGCAAGGACCCTGGGGCGGAAGGGGTTAGTGGTAGTCTGGAGCGTGATTACACACTGGCTATATCACAAAAAGTATTCGATCTGCTTCAGCAGGACCCCGAGTTCGAACCGTATATGACACGGAGGGATGACACCTTCGTAGAGCTAGTCGATCGTGCGAGAATAGCAAATGATCTCAATGCGGATACCTTTATTTCAATTCACGGAAACACCTACACAGATCCTAAAATTTCTGGAACAGAAACATATTATTATGACGAAGGAAGCATTCCGCTCGCAGCCGAGGTGCACAAGCAGCTTGTTAAGGCAACCGGATTTAATGATAGAGGGGTAAAAAAGGAAGGCTGGCAGGTGCTTAAGCAAAACAACAATCCCTCAATTTTGCTTGAGGTAGGGTTCCTCACCAACCCGAGCGAGGAAGCATCCATGCTAAGCGAGCAACAGAAGGATAAAGTGGCTGCGGCTATTGTTAAAGGGATTCAGTCTTATTTTTCTATGAAAATTGATTAG
- the ltrA gene encoding group II intron reverse transcriptase/maturase: MGEQGQENRSREGVKNQAERKWYSLIDKIWAKPNLEEAFREVKRNRGAAGIDQVTIKAFESKLEHHLEVLQQALRSKTYRAKPVKRVYIPKADGTQRPLGIPTVGDRVVQAAARRILEPIYEAHFIDCSYGFRPKRSAHMALEKIRRDLNDGYRYVIDAELKSYFDTIPHEKLLGMVRETVVDGSVLSLLESFLKAGILESGSYHLNDQRTPQGGVISPLLANIYLHPLDKTMTERGHRITRYADDFVICCRSQKGAERVLKSVIQLLEREMGLKVHPEKTKIVNSKRETFVFLGHAFKPGKRMVPSKKAETKFKERVKTITRRNQTVSVQRLVKKVLNPYLRGWGRYYGTGDIGSRFREWDAWIRRRLRAVQLRSWKKLRKLHREMRRRGWDNKELPGLRMTAWRSSHSTYAQYAMPNKWFKEIGLSSLLDIYRELHPQRG, encoded by the coding sequence ATGGGGGAACAAGGACAAGAAAATCGCTCACGTGAAGGAGTAAAGAATCAGGCAGAACGAAAGTGGTACAGCCTAATTGACAAGATCTGGGCAAAACCAAACCTGGAGGAAGCGTTCAGAGAGGTCAAACGGAACCGTGGAGCGGCAGGGATCGATCAGGTGACCATTAAGGCATTTGAATCGAAGTTGGAACACCATCTAGAAGTGCTTCAACAAGCGTTAAGAAGTAAAACTTACCGGGCTAAGCCGGTAAAGCGCGTATATATCCCGAAAGCAGATGGAACGCAAAGACCGTTGGGCATTCCTACCGTGGGAGATCGAGTCGTGCAAGCCGCGGCAAGAAGAATATTGGAGCCGATTTATGAAGCACATTTCATAGACTGCAGTTACGGCTTCCGTCCTAAGAGAAGCGCACACATGGCACTGGAAAAGATCCGGAGAGATCTAAACGACGGATATCGGTATGTCATTGATGCGGAGCTTAAATCGTATTTTGATACTATACCTCATGAGAAATTGCTAGGGATGGTAAGAGAAACGGTTGTGGACGGTAGTGTGCTGAGTTTACTGGAAAGCTTTCTAAAAGCAGGGATACTAGAAAGCGGCAGTTATCACCTGAACGACCAAAGGACACCGCAAGGCGGAGTCATCAGTCCTTTGTTAGCGAACATCTACCTCCACCCTCTGGATAAGACGATGACCGAGCGAGGTCATCGGATAACGAGATATGCGGATGACTTTGTCATTTGTTGCAGGAGCCAAAAGGGTGCTGAACGCGTGTTAAAGTCTGTGATTCAGTTACTGGAAAGAGAAATGGGACTGAAAGTACACCCGGAGAAAACGAAAATCGTGAACAGCAAGAGGGAGACATTTGTATTCCTAGGGCATGCTTTTAAACCGGGAAAACGAATGGTTCCATCCAAGAAAGCGGAAACGAAATTCAAGGAACGGGTGAAGACGATTACGCGAAGGAACCAGACGGTGAGTGTGCAAAGACTGGTCAAGAAAGTGTTGAACCCTTACTTACGAGGATGGGGAAGGTATTATGGAACAGGTGATATAGGGAGCCGATTCCGGGAATGGGATGCATGGATAAGAAGAAGACTTCGAGCCGTACAGTTACGAAGCTGGAAGAAGCTGAGGAAGCTCCATAGGGAGATGCGAAGACGAGGATGGGACAACAAAGAGTTGCCCGGATTGCGCATGACAGCATGGAGGAGTTCCCATTCCACGTATGCCCAGTATGCTATGCCGAATAAATGGTTTAAAGAAATCGGTCTAAGTAGTCTGCTTGATATTTACAGAGAACTTCATCCCCAAAGGGGATAA
- a CDS encoding biotin transporter BioY gives MSNPSTVPSARTATPANQWIKGIVFTALFGALFIAGSFIKINIGFTPVPISLQTFTIMLAGGLLGATYGFWSIFIVVALTAIGLPLMNGSGGIAQITGPTGGFIWMFPISAFLIGWASDRIFAQRKKLNRVQQLLLLLSVFAFGGLLPFVTGVPWLAHVVNSAKYDTVTGALRAGFYPYLPGDSIKTVVATLVILSLKPVLPTIRPSKSKK, from the coding sequence ATGTCCAACCCATCAACTGTACCATCTGCTCGAACAGCAACACCGGCCAACCAATGGATCAAGGGAATTGTGTTCACCGCCCTATTCGGCGCACTATTCATTGCAGGAAGCTTTATCAAGATCAACATAGGCTTTACACCCGTCCCGATTTCTCTGCAAACTTTCACCATCATGCTTGCAGGCGGATTACTGGGCGCTACTTATGGATTTTGGAGTATATTCATCGTCGTCGCTTTGACGGCAATCGGTCTTCCGCTCATGAACGGATCAGGCGGAATAGCTCAAATAACCGGACCAACCGGCGGCTTCATATGGATGTTTCCGATATCCGCATTTCTTATCGGCTGGGCAAGCGATCGAATCTTCGCACAGCGCAAGAAGCTCAATCGCGTGCAACAGCTACTATTGTTATTGAGTGTCTTCGCTTTTGGTGGCTTGCTGCCATTCGTTACGGGTGTTCCTTGGCTCGCACATGTCGTAAATAGCGCTAAATATGATACAGTAACAGGAGCCTTAAGAGCAGGATTTTACCCTTACCTTCCAGGTGATTCCATTAAGACAGTTGTTGCCACTCTCGTTATTCTCTCTCTGAAGCCTGTACTTCCCACTATACGCCCTAGCAAAAGCAAGAAATAA
- a CDS encoding RicAFT regulatory complex protein RicA family protein, protein MSAEAHDHNHNHGDGCSVPVFDNRELIVREDILARAKELAHLITTTEEVDLYQRSEKLIQGHEKVQGLITTIKKKQKELVAFEKTFKNQTMVDKIGAEIDLIQDELDNIPIVQQFQQSQEDVNYLLQSIVSIIRDSVAEKLDVEAATPAEAPEECD, encoded by the coding sequence ATGTCTGCAGAAGCACATGATCACAATCATAACCACGGGGACGGCTGCTCAGTACCAGTATTCGATAATCGGGAGCTGATTGTTCGTGAGGATATATTAGCACGCGCTAAGGAATTGGCTCATCTTATTACGACTACGGAAGAAGTAGATTTGTATCAACGCTCGGAGAAGCTTATTCAAGGTCACGAGAAGGTTCAGGGACTTATTACTACCATTAAGAAAAAGCAAAAGGAACTGGTAGCCTTCGAAAAGACGTTCAAAAACCAAACCATGGTTGATAAAATTGGGGCGGAGATTGATCTTATCCAAGATGAATTGGACAATATTCCGATTGTACAGCAGTTCCAGCAAAGCCAAGAAGATGTGAACTACTTGCTTCAATCAATTGTTTCCATCATTCGTGATTCAGTTGCGGAGAAGCTCGACGTGGAAGCAGCGACTCCTGCTGAAGCTCCGGAAGAGTGCGACTAA
- a CDS encoding DUF7674 family protein, whose product MSKKSEEFFRIMLDFLPSAEDEYRESIEYYGEVLETIIIERVFMPKIIKLLSEEKNINLLESIFKYFEEVSTDKDVHLKSIFSTTVLEVLGNDRLILGTAQKYMGTKTIRLQIEADRALGRI is encoded by the coding sequence ATGAGTAAAAAATCGGAAGAATTCTTTAGAATAATGTTAGATTTCTTACCGTCGGCTGAAGATGAGTATAGAGAATCAATCGAGTATTACGGTGAGGTGCTAGAAACTATCATAATTGAGAGAGTATTCATGCCGAAAATAATTAAATTATTGAGCGAGGAAAAAAACATCAATTTGCTAGAAAGTATCTTTAAATATTTTGAGGAAGTATCTACTGATAAAGATGTTCACTTAAAGAGCATTTTTTCAACTACGGTGTTGGAAGTACTCGGAAATGACAGATTGATTTTAGGGACTGCACAGAAGTACATGGGAACCAAAACGATACGACTTCAAATAGAAGCTGATAGAGCATTAGGTAGAATATAG
- a CDS encoding SMI1/KNR4 family protein: MSDSFLKEIEERLSGWEASGTKKIANGAKLICPVPSVAPEAWLHTQFGALNLEQLNDLQNQLDVTIPSVYREFLMWSNGLNLFSFSLRLMGLRFSYSRSGDEARQPFDIIALNDDRPMNAPKEWFYFGSYEWDGTKVFIDLSEGLDTTSVYYCERRTTKILNRWPDFKKWLIDENDRLSALYDYNGICINDSVPTTP; encoded by the coding sequence TTGAGTGATTCCTTTCTCAAAGAAATAGAAGAAAGATTGTCAGGCTGGGAAGCTTCTGGAACAAAAAAGATAGCAAACGGGGCAAAGCTGATTTGCCCCGTCCCGAGTGTGGCACCCGAAGCTTGGCTGCACACTCAATTCGGTGCATTAAATCTTGAACAACTAAACGACCTTCAAAATCAATTGGATGTTACGATCCCTAGCGTGTATCGAGAGTTTCTCATGTGGTCAAACGGATTAAACCTGTTCTCTTTTTCATTAAGGCTAATGGGGTTAAGGTTCTCATATTCGAGAAGTGGTGATGAGGCGAGACAGCCTTTTGATATCATAGCACTGAATGATGATCGCCCGATGAATGCACCGAAGGAATGGTTTTACTTTGGAAGCTATGAATGGGACGGCACCAAAGTATTCATTGATTTGTCCGAGGGTCTAGATACCACTAGTGTCTATTACTGTGAAAGGAGAACAACTAAAATTTTGAATCGTTGGCCCGACTTTAAAAAGTGGTTGATTGATGAGAATGACAGGCTTAGTGCTTTATATGACTATAACGGTATATGCATTAATGACTCGGTACCAACAACACCTTAA
- a CDS encoding DUF2569 family protein — protein sequence MILIILFVYSIYFIGLCYFVYDLFSLVNSDIWENIIDKNSIIYHPLFKVVIFSELTFSILSIIFILGISVFLIRKKKKVRTAFIYFHLGTLFFIFIDLILSSFVPYLAIELKTNFQGWITENVLKLVFSISMVIFFVRSTRIKEIFSK from the coding sequence TTGATACTGATTATATTGTTTGTTTACTCCATATATTTTATTGGATTATGTTATTTTGTTTATGATTTGTTTTCTTTAGTAAATTCGGATATCTGGGAGAATATTATTGATAAAAATTCAATAATCTATCATCCACTATTTAAAGTTGTTATTTTCTCCGAGCTTACATTCAGTATATTATCTATTATTTTTATATTAGGTATTTCAGTATTTTTAATTCGAAAAAAGAAAAAAGTTCGAACAGCATTTATTTATTTTCACCTTGGCACTCTTTTTTTTATTTTTATTGACCTCATTTTATCTAGTTTTGTTCCTTATTTAGCAATTGAGCTTAAAACAAATTTTCAAGGATGGATTACTGAAAATGTTTTAAAATTAGTTTTTTCAATAAGTATGGTTATATTTTTTGTGCGATCTACTCGAATTAAAGAAATATTCTCAAAGTAA